The following DNA comes from Mycolicibacterium aromaticivorans JS19b1 = JCM 16368.
CGACACCAGTCAGGCTGGCCAGCTCTTCGGAGTTCGGCTTGATCACGTCGGGGGCGGCGGTACCGAAGGCGGCGGCCAGCGCAGCCAGCGGCGCGTCGGAGGTGTCCACCGCGACTTTGCAGTCGTAGGGCTGCAATTGGGCGACCACGTCGGCGTACCAGTCGTCGGGTACACCGGGCGGCAGCGATCCCGACAGCACCACCCACCGCGCGCGGGCGGCGTGATCCAGGATCGCCTGAGTCAGCGCTGCGAGCGTGATCTCGTCGATCACCGCGCCCGGCTCGTTGATTTTGGTTGTGGTGCCGTCTGATTCGGTGATCGCGAGGTTGGTGCGGACCGCACCGTCGATGGGCACTGCGTGGAACGGCACAGCGCACGACAGCAGCGCTGTGACGAGGGGGTCGTGCCGGGCGGCGGGCAGCACGGCGAGGGTGTCGAGCCCGGCCAGTGTCAGTGCCCGCGCGACATTGACGCCCTTGCCGCCGGGTTCCGTGGTCACCGATTGCACGCGGTGCACGGCGCCGCGGACGAGGGTCGTCGGCAGCGTCACCGTCCGGTCGATACTCGGGTTGGGCGTGACGGTGACGATCATGATTCCCCTCCTGCCAGGACGACTTCGACGCCCTGCTCGGTCAGTGCGGCACGATCGGCGGCGCTGATCTCCGGATCGGTGATGAGCGCGTCGACGTGGTCGATCGAGGCAAAGCTGACGAACTCCTCCCGGCCGATCTTCGACGAATCGGCCAGCACCACGACGTAGTTGGCGCAGCGCACCATTGCGCGTTTGACCGCGGCTTCCTCGCTGTCGGGGGTGGATAGGCCGTGACGCACGGTGACCCCGTTCGCGCCGATGAATGCGATGTCCACCCGCAGGGTGTCGAGGGCGCGCAGAACCGGTTCCCCGACGGCAGCCTGGGTCAGACCCCGGACCCGCCCGCCCAGCAGCTGCAGGTTCACCGACGGCATGCCGGCCAGCCGCGCGGCGATCGGTACGGAATTGGTCACCACCACCAGCTCTCGATCGGGCGGCAGCATCGCAGCGACCCGGGCGGTGGTGGTGCCTGCGTCGAACAGCACGGTGGCGCCCGACAGCGGAAGGAAATCGGCGGCGGCCCTGGCGATGGCTTCCTTGTGGTCGGCGCGGGTGGTCTCCCGCTCGTCGACCCCGGGCTCCACCACGTGCAGTGCCCGCACCGGGACCGCGCCGCCGTGCACGCGTCGCAGCACACCGGCCCTGTCGAGCGCGGCCAGATCCCGCCGGACGGTCTCGGTGGTGACGTCGTAGGCCTGCGCGAGCTCCGCGACCGACACCCGTCCCTGGGACAGCACTCGGTCCGCGATCGCCTGCTGACGTTCCTCCGGGTACACGATTCTCCGTTTGTGTGGGCTAAGCGCCGTATTGAATGTTGATATGTGTTGTTTTACTCCCGATCGTGTTGACTTGTCAATGAATTGTTGTAACGTAGTTCACATGACCGTCTCCTCCACGCCCACCTCACTCGGTGCCGGACAGGTGCTGCGCGGCGTTCCGGTTGTCCCCGGTGTTCGCTATGCACCGGTCATCCGGCCCGGCCGGCCGCCTGCCATCGAGGAACTCGACTCCGGCGAACAGATCGGTGAAGAACAGCGAGACTCCGAGGCCTCCCGGTTCACCGCCGCCGCGTCCGCCGTTGCCGACCGATTGCGCGGACGCGCCGCTCTGGCGACAGGCGCCGCCTCGGAGGTGCTGGCCGCCACCGCCATGCTCGCGCAAGACCGAGCCTGGCTGGGTGCGGCGGAAAAACGCATCAAGGAGGGCACGCCTGCGGTGCGCGCCACCGCCGAGGCCGTGGCCCAGTTCGTCGACCTGTTCACCAAGATGGGCGGCCTGATGGCCGAGCGCGTCACCGACCTACGCGACATCCGCGATCGGGTGATCGCCGAACTGAGCGGCCTGCCCGAACCCGGTGTGCCGGTGCCGGACCACCCCGCCATCCTCTGCGCGGAAGACCTCGCCCCCGCCGACACCGCGGGACTGGATCCCGCGCTGGTCGTCGGCCTGGCCACCACGCTGGGCGGCCCGACCAGCCACACCGCGATCATCGCCCGCCAGCTCGGCATCCCGTGTGTGGTTGCGGTGCACGGCCTCGACGAGCTGGCCGCGGGCACCCACGTCCTCATCGACGGCACCAGCGGCACCATCGCCGTCACACCCGACCCGGCAGAGGCGGCGGCCGCCGTCGAAGCTGCCGAGGCCGCGAACGCCGCGATGGCCGGCTGGACCGGTCCCGGTGCCACCGCCGACGGCCATCCGGTGGCGATCCTGGCCAACGTGCAGGACGGTTCGGCTGCGCGCGCCGCTCGCGAGACCCCGGCGGAGGGCATCGGCCTGTTCCGCACCGAGCTGTGTTTTCTCAACCGCGACACCGAGCCGACCGTCGAGGAGCAGGCCGCCATCTACGGCGAAGTGCTCGACGCGTTCGCAGGACACAAGGTCGTCATCCGCACCCTGGATGCAGGATCGGACAAGCCGCTGAAGTTCGTCGGCCATCCCGATGAGGCCAACCCCGCGCTGGGTGTTCGGGGCATCCGGATCGAGGCCATCCAGCCCGACATCCTCGAGCGCCAACTCGACGCGATAGCGCTGGCCGCCGAGCAGACCGGTAATGCGCCGTGGGTGATGGCGCCGATGATCGCGACCCCGGAGGAGGCCAAGCGGTTCGCCGCCCGGGCCCGCCGGCGGGGCCTCGTGCCCGGCGTGATGATCGAGGTGCCGGCCGCCGCGCTGCTGGCCGAGCGCATCCTGGACCACGTCGAGTTCTTGTCGATCGGCACCAATGACCTCGCCCAGTACACGATGGCGGCCGACCGGATGTCGGCCGAATTGGCCACCCTGACCGATCCGTGGCAGCCCGGGGTGCTGGCACTGGTCGCCCAGACCGCCCGTGCCGGGGCCAGCCGCGGCAAGCCGGTGGGGGTCTGCGGTGAAGCCGCCGCCGATCCGCTGCTGGCGTGCGTATTGGCCGGGCTCGGCATCACGTCGCTGTCCGCGGCGGCCGCGGCGGTGACCGGTGTCGGCGCCAAGCTCGCCTCGGTCACGCTGCAGCAATGTCGCGACGCCGCCGCCGCGGTGTTGACCACGGCGAGTGCGGCCGACGCGCGCGCGGCGGCCCTCGACGTCCTATGAGGAATTAATCGGACTGCGGTCCGGTTATGTCGATCATGCCAGCAGTCACCGCAGACACGTTGTCGCTACCGCGCCTGGGCGCGGCCGCTCCGTCCGACACCGAACGACCCGTCCGGTCCATCACCACCGGGCCGCGCGGGTACGAAGGCGAGGGCTTTCCCGTCGTGCGAGCGTTCGCCGGCGTCAGCGCTGCCGACCTCGACCCGTTCATTCACATGGACCAGATGGGTGAGGTCGAATACTCACCCGGCGAGCCCAAAGGCACCGACTGGCACCCGCACCGCGGCTTCGAAACGGTCACCTACATGATCGACGGCCGCTTCGCCCATCAGGACTCACACGGCGGCGGTGGTCTGATCGCCGACGGCGCCACCCAGTGGATGACCGCGGGTGCGGGCATTCTGCACATCGAAACGCCGCCGGCCGAGCTGGTCGAGAGTGGCGGGCTGTTCCACGGGGTCCAGCTGTGGGTCAACCTGCCCCGCGCCGACAAGTTCGCCGAG
Coding sequences within:
- the pfkB gene encoding 1-phosphofructokinase is translated as MIVTVTPNPSIDRTVTLPTTLVRGAVHRVQSVTTEPGGKGVNVARALTLAGLDTLAVLPAARHDPLVTALLSCAVPFHAVPIDGAVRTNLAITESDGTTTKINEPGAVIDEITLAALTQAILDHAARARWVVLSGSLPPGVPDDWYADVVAQLQPYDCKVAVDTSDAPLAALAAAFGTAAPDVIKPNSEELASLTGVDAQTLEDALAQGDPDPVVAAAQQLIDRGAKTVLATLGAAGALLVNDTGSWLASPPPITPRSTVGAGDSSLAGYVRADVGGAEAPGRLQMAVAYGSAAAALPGSALPSPAQIDLDEVAVTSISPYSTRS
- the ptsP gene encoding phosphoenolpyruvate--protein phosphotransferase, which encodes MTVSSTPTSLGAGQVLRGVPVVPGVRYAPVIRPGRPPAIEELDSGEQIGEEQRDSEASRFTAAASAVADRLRGRAALATGAASEVLAATAMLAQDRAWLGAAEKRIKEGTPAVRATAEAVAQFVDLFTKMGGLMAERVTDLRDIRDRVIAELSGLPEPGVPVPDHPAILCAEDLAPADTAGLDPALVVGLATTLGGPTSHTAIIARQLGIPCVVAVHGLDELAAGTHVLIDGTSGTIAVTPDPAEAAAAVEAAEAANAAMAGWTGPGATADGHPVAILANVQDGSAARAARETPAEGIGLFRTELCFLNRDTEPTVEEQAAIYGEVLDAFAGHKVVIRTLDAGSDKPLKFVGHPDEANPALGVRGIRIEAIQPDILERQLDAIALAAEQTGNAPWVMAPMIATPEEAKRFAARARRRGLVPGVMIEVPAAALLAERILDHVEFLSIGTNDLAQYTMAADRMSAELATLTDPWQPGVLALVAQTARAGASRGKPVGVCGEAAADPLLACVLAGLGITSLSAAAAAVTGVGAKLASVTLQQCRDAAAAVLTTASAADARAAALDVL
- a CDS encoding DeoR/GlpR family DNA-binding transcription regulator, giving the protein MYPEERQQAIADRVLSQGRVSVAELAQAYDVTTETVRRDLAALDRAGVLRRVHGGAVPVRALHVVEPGVDERETTRADHKEAIARAAADFLPLSGATVLFDAGTTTARVAAMLPPDRELVVVTNSVPIAARLAGMPSVNLQLLGGRVRGLTQAAVGEPVLRALDTLRVDIAFIGANGVTVRHGLSTPDSEEAAVKRAMVRCANYVVVLADSSKIGREEFVSFASIDHVDALITDPEISAADRAALTEQGVEVVLAGGES